From the genome of Streptomyces sp. NBC_01260, one region includes:
- a CDS encoding alpha-L-fucosidase: MTPSADTPQAYPSEDRAPEGTPETTWFTTARFGMFVHWGLYSLAARHEWVKNREELTDEQYQVYFDHFDPDRYDPVQWARAARAAGMRYVVLTAKHHDGFCLWDSALTEYKVTNTPHGRDLVGPFVEACRAEGLKVGLYYSLIDWHHPSFPVDGTHPQRDDEEFKAANADRDIRDYQRYLHGQVRELLTSFGRVDYLFFDFSYAGRTWWGGKGPDDWDSPKLLEMIRELQPHVLVNDRTGLPGDFVTPEQYQPSGPMTENGRPVLWEACQTLNGSWGYDRDNLDHKSADLLIRMLVDGVSKGGNLLLNVGPTGRGDLDPRDCAILGEIGRWTELHERAIRGCGPSPYTAPAECRYTQRGDRLYVHLFAWPLRHLHLPGLAGRVRYAQLLNDASEIIPVHIDPDRPAVNTEMGGQPAGTLTLQIPVRRPDTAVPVIELFLDTTADPADG, from the coding sequence ATGACCCCGAGCGCCGACACCCCGCAGGCGTACCCGTCCGAGGACCGTGCTCCCGAAGGAACCCCGGAGACGACCTGGTTCACCACCGCCCGGTTCGGCATGTTCGTCCACTGGGGCCTGTACTCCCTCGCCGCGCGGCACGAGTGGGTCAAGAACCGGGAGGAGCTGACCGACGAGCAGTACCAGGTCTACTTCGACCACTTCGACCCCGACCGCTACGACCCGGTCCAGTGGGCCAGGGCGGCCAGGGCGGCGGGTATGCGGTACGTCGTCCTGACCGCCAAGCACCACGACGGCTTCTGCCTGTGGGACAGCGCCCTCACCGAGTACAAGGTCACCAACACCCCGCACGGCCGCGACCTCGTCGGCCCGTTCGTCGAGGCGTGCCGCGCCGAAGGGCTCAAGGTCGGCCTCTACTACTCGCTGATCGACTGGCACCACCCGTCCTTCCCCGTGGACGGCACCCACCCGCAGCGCGACGACGAGGAGTTCAAGGCCGCCAACGCCGACCGGGACATCCGCGACTACCAGCGCTATCTGCACGGTCAGGTGCGTGAACTGCTCACGTCGTTCGGGCGCGTCGACTACCTGTTCTTCGACTTCTCGTACGCCGGGCGCACCTGGTGGGGTGGCAAGGGGCCCGACGACTGGGATTCCCCGAAGCTCCTGGAGATGATCCGGGAACTCCAGCCGCACGTCCTCGTCAACGACCGGACCGGCCTTCCCGGGGACTTCGTCACCCCCGAGCAGTACCAGCCCTCCGGCCCGATGACCGAGAACGGGCGCCCCGTGCTCTGGGAGGCCTGCCAGACGCTCAACGGGAGCTGGGGCTACGACCGCGACAACCTCGACCACAAGAGCGCCGACCTGCTGATCCGCATGCTCGTCGACGGAGTGTCCAAGGGCGGCAACCTGCTGCTCAACGTGGGCCCCACCGGCCGCGGCGATCTCGACCCGCGCGATTGCGCGATCCTCGGCGAGATCGGCCGGTGGACGGAGCTGCACGAGCGGGCGATCCGCGGCTGCGGCCCGTCGCCGTACACCGCCCCGGCCGAATGCCGCTACACCCAGCGCGGCGACCGGCTCTACGTCCACCTGTTCGCCTGGCCGTTGCGCCACCTGCACCTGCCGGGTCTCGCCGGCCGGGTGCGCTACGCCCAACTGCTGAACGACGCGTCCGAGATCATCCCGGTCCACATCGACCCGGACCGGCCCGCGGTCAACACCGAGATGGGCGGACAGCCCGCCGGAACGCTCACGCTCCAGATCCCGGTCCGCCGCCCCGACACCGCCGTCCCCGTCATCGAACTGTTCCTGGACACCACGGCCGACCCGGCCGACGGCTGA
- a CDS encoding carbohydrate ABC transporter permease: MSAQTETALGLTESRSAGGRILRAVVYLLVLIVFAGPLLALLVSAFGHVKDPTQLSVIPSGITLDNFRIAFDQGVLTYLLNSFFVVGGGLLLQVAVSVLAGYALARKVFPGMTLVLVAVLATLMLPEEILALPLSLILADLPVVHFNLIGTLAGMIVPLGAWGFSILVMTEFMKDVPRELEEAARIDGAGDLRIFAQIILPMCKPALGVIGVFGFTMIWDQYLLPLLVSTNSSSYTLPLALRTLRIDPSVTPGVVMAASLLALLPSVIVFLFFQRSFVSGLSSGALKG; encoded by the coding sequence GTGAGTGCGCAGACCGAGACCGCGCTGGGCCTGACCGAGAGCCGGAGTGCCGGCGGACGGATTCTGCGGGCCGTCGTCTACCTGCTGGTCCTGATCGTCTTCGCGGGGCCCCTGCTGGCCCTGCTCGTCAGCGCCTTCGGCCACGTCAAGGACCCGACCCAGCTGAGCGTCATCCCCTCGGGCATCACGCTGGACAACTTCAGGATCGCCTTCGACCAGGGGGTGCTCACGTACCTGCTGAACTCGTTCTTCGTGGTCGGCGGCGGGCTGCTGCTCCAGGTGGCCGTCTCCGTCCTGGCCGGGTACGCGCTGGCCAGGAAGGTCTTCCCCGGGATGACGCTGGTGCTCGTCGCCGTCCTGGCGACGCTGATGCTGCCCGAGGAGATCCTGGCCCTCCCGCTGTCCCTGATCCTCGCCGATCTGCCGGTCGTCCACTTCAACCTCATCGGCACCCTGGCCGGAATGATCGTTCCGCTGGGCGCCTGGGGATTCTCCATCCTGGTGATGACCGAGTTCATGAAGGACGTGCCCCGCGAACTGGAGGAGGCCGCCCGCATCGACGGCGCCGGAGATCTGCGGATCTTCGCCCAGATCATCCTGCCGATGTGCAAGCCCGCCCTCGGTGTCATCGGGGTCTTCGGCTTCACCATGATCTGGGACCAGTACCTGCTGCCCCTCCTCGTCTCCACCAACTCCTCCTCGTACACGCTCCCGCTGGCGCTGCGGACCCTGCGGATCGACCCCTCCGTCACCCCCGGAGTGGTGATGGCCGCCTCCCTGCTGGCCCTGCTGCCCTCCGTGATCGTCTTCCTGTTCTTCCAGCGGTCCTTCGTCAGCGGTCTGTCCTCCGGCGCGCTCAAGGGCTGA